One Firmicutes bacterium HGW-Firmicutes-1 genomic window, ATGTCGCTAAATTTAAGAGAACAGAAAATGGATTTACTTAAGCCTAAGGGAAATCAAATGCTGCAAATGACTTTCGATGAGGATGTTAATGTTCCAGATATTAAGCCTGACATGGATAGAATATTGCAAACCAATGCTCAAGTTTCTATTGTTAAAGAAGAATTATTGCAAGATAGAATCATATTGCAGGGAGATTTAAAGGTTAACATTCTTTATATACCTCTTAACGATAAGAAACCAATACATAGCTTGGAGGTTGTTTTTCCTTTTGAGGAGACAATTAATGCGGATGGGTTGAGTGCAAGGGATCATATTAATATTTCAAGTAATGTTGAAGATTTGGTAGTTCATATGTTGAATTCTAGAAAGGTAAATGTCAAATCTATATCTCAACTTAAAATGGATGTTCATGAAAAGAAAGAGGTTTATATAACCTCAGATATTGAAGGCAGTAAGGATGTTGAGAAAAAGATAAATCAAGTAGTTGCATGTCAACTTAAGGAATCAAGAAAAGATAGCTATAAAATTAAGGATGAAGTTGCAATTCCTTCGGGAAAACCAAATATGATGGAAGTTCTATGGCATGAAACAACAATTCAAAATAGAGATTTTAGATTGGTTGATGGAAAGCTTAATTTGAAAGGTACCATACACCTTGCAACACTATATGCTTCGGAAGCCTCTGAAAATAATATTGAATTTGTTGAACATGACCTTACTTTTAATGGTCTTTTAGACTGTCCTGGAAGTAAAGAAAATATGATTAATGACGTTCAAATGAAAATAGTTGATGATAAAATTCTAATTAGACCAGATTTAGATGGAGAAGAGAGAGTACTCAGTGTTGAAGTGGATACTAGAGTAGATATTAAAGTATACGATGAGGAACAATCGAATGTTTTAGGAGATGTATATTCCTTAGAAAAAGATCTTATGATTAAAAAAGAACCAATTGCGTATCAAAAACTTCTATGTAAAAATCAAAGCCAAACCAATATTAAGGAAACCGTTTTAATAGATGATATTTCAAAGGAAATCCTTCAAATTTATTATGCAAGTGGAAACTGTGCAATAGAAAACATGATGCTTGCAGATGAAAAAATTAACATTGAAGGTGTTTTATTTTGCAAGATTATGTATATTGCAGCTGATGACCATATGCCGATTAATATTTTCGAAATACCAGTACCTTTTGAACACCAAATAGATATAAAAGGATTAAAATCTTCCAGTGTAGTGAATATTACTCCTTCGGTAAATTATATCGGTTGTACAATGGTAGGTGGAAAAGAAATCGAAATCAAGAGCACTGTGCAAATGAATACCATTGTTTTTGAAGAAAATTCAGTTGATATTATTACTGCAATTGATGAAAAAACGATTGATATGAAGGCATTTCAAAATATCCCGGGAATAGTAGGGTACATTGTGAAGGATAAGGAAAGTTTATGGGATATAGCCAAAAAGTATAGAACTACTATACAGAACATTAAGAAGGCAAATAGCTTAGAGGATGATATCATTGGTAAGGGTGATAAGCTAATAATCGTAAAAGAACTACTCTTTTAGCTCATTTAGGGACATTTTTAGGGGGTTTAACCACTAGAAATGTCCTTGATTATTATAGTTTCTTTGTATATAATATAAAGTATACAAAGTACAGATTGATTTTGTACAAGCTAATGTGAAAGAGGTAAGTCAGATGAATGAGATTAGAATGAAGGCAAGAGCTAAAATTAATATTTCTTTGGATGTAATCAGAAAGCGTGAGGATGGATATCACGATTTATCAATGATTATGCAGACAATTAATTTATACGACAAAGTAAATATTAAGCTAGGCGCAAAAAAAGCCTCGCCAATCACAATAAAGACGAATCTTAGTTTTTTACCTACAGATGATAAGAACTTAGTTTATAAGGTGATTGAATATATGAAGACGGTTTATGAGCTGAAAGAAAATATTTTCGTTGATTTATATAAGGTTATTCCTATTGCAGCAGGTTTAGCTGGAGGAAGTGCAGATGCAGCGGCTACCATCAAGGCAATGAATTTATTATTCGGGTTAGAATTAAAGGTTGAAGAGATGATTGCAATTGGCAAACAATTTGGTGCGGATATTCCTTATTGTCTTGTGGAAGGGACAGTATTAGCAGAAGGAATTGGAGATGAGATGACTTACTTACAACCATTTCCAGAATGCATTGTAGTGATTGCTAAGCCAAACATAAGTGTATCGACAGCATTTGTATATGGGAATTTAAAGCTTGATCAGGTTAAGAAAAGACCTAATAACCCTTTGCTTATTGAAGCAATTAACAAAGGTGATTTTGGTATAATAAGTAAGAATTTATGTAATGTTCTTGAAGAAGTGACGATACCAGAATATCCTGTTATTGAGCAGATCAAGGATAGCATGCTGCTACATGGTGCGAGTGGAGCGTTAATGAGTGGAAGTGGATCTGCTGTATTTGGGTTATTTGAAGATAAACAGCAAGCCGTATTGGCTACATCAATACTCAAGAAGCAAGAACACATAAAGTTTGCATATGCAACAACAGTTTATAATAGAGAGAGGGATTCAGATCATGGACAATAAGCTATCAGTCACTTTAAATGAATATTTACCTTTGAGAGATGTAGTTTTCAATACACTTAGAGAAGCAATTTTAAAAGGTGAGCTTGTTCCAGGAGAAAGGCTTATGGAGAAGACTTTGTCAGATAGAATGGGTGTTAGCAGGACGCCTATTAGAGAGGCAATTAGAAAGCTTGAATTAGAAGGTTTGGTTCTAATGGTACCAAGGAAGGGCGCTGAGGTTGCCAAAATAACTGAAAAAGATATAACAGATTTATTAGAGGTAAGAGCCACACTTGAAGCACTCGCTGCTAGGCTTGCCTGTGAAAGAATGAGTGAAGAAAGCATTGAGAAATTGATAGGTTTAAAGAATGAGTTTGCTCGCGCTGCAAAGAAAAAGGATGTTGAACTAATTATTAAGAAAGACATTGAATTTCATGATGCTATATTTGCTGCAACAGGAAATGAAAAGCTTATTCAAATTGTTAGCAACTTGAGAGAACAGATTTACAGATTTAGAGTTAAATATATTCAACAAATGCCAGATTATCAAGTCCTTGTCAACGAGCATGAAGAAATTGTAGATAGTATTATCAATCATAACAAGCAAAAAGCAGAAGAAATTGTTATTAGACACATTGCAAATCAAGAAAAAGCAGTAATTGAAATGTTAGATTAATGGAGTTGTACATCTTATAAATAAATATGTAGGGCCATGCGATAAATACTTGGGTATTATCACATGGCCCTTTTAGATTTGCATAAGTAATTGGAAAAGCGGCAGATGGGCAAACGAAGATATAAGTATACATAGCCGATTTTCTTGTTTTCTAGGAATGATCTGCATAAGCAATTGGAAAAGCGGCAGATGGGCATCGAAGAGATAAGTATATATAGCCGATTTTCTGTAACTAGAAAAATTTGTATAATAATCAATAACTTATCAAATACTTTATTAATAACATTATGAATCAGTCGAGAATCTTTGAAATAAAAGGAGTATTCAATGCTATTAAAAAGTATCTTGCGAGAGTTTTCCAGCATCATCTCTATGCAATTCATGATCATGATGGTGATTATTGCTCTAATATTAATATTTCATGACAGCCCTATGTTAGAAAAGAAAGGTGCAACAAAGGATAGTAAAATGGCAAAGTTTTGTGGGGTTGTTTATTTGATCCTTGGGGTTAGTCTATATTTTGCTGCAAAAATAGTAAGGAGTATATGATTAATGAAAAGTATCAGTAGCCTTCATAATAAAGAAACAAATAAAATTGAATTAGATTTAATGAAAAGCCTTGACGAGAACATAAAGGTTTTTGAAGCTCTGTTTAACAACTGTGATGATGTGATTAAAAAGAAGTTTCAAATCGGAGAGTTAGATAGCGTGTGGGGATATATCAGTTACGTAGACTCAATGGTTAATCGTAAGGTGGTAGAGGACTCAATCCTTGAACAGATTATAGAGCAAATTAAGAATGTTCCAAAAAACATATCGGAAAATCTTAATTTATTTGAATTCGTTAAGAGTTATGCAATATCTACAGCTGATGTAAAGGAATTATTTACCTTTGATGAAGCGTGTCTTGCCGTGTTATCGGGAGATACGATCATGTTTATAGATGGTTTTGATAAAGGGCTGCTTATTGCAACGAAAGGTTGGCCCAATAGAGGAGTTCAAGAGCCAGATACAGAAGGAGTTGTTAGAGGATCGAAGGAAGGTTTTAGTGAAGCACTTCGCATAAATACTGTATTGGTTAGAAGACGAATTAGAGATACAAAGCTTAAAGTAAGACAAGAACAGGTAGGTACAAGAAGTAGAACGGATATAGCCATTATGTATATCGAGGATTTAGCAAGAAAAGAGGTCTTAAAGGAAATAGATATAAGGCTTCATAGCTTCACTATAGATGCAATTTTTGAAAGTGGTATGCTTGAAGAAATTATGGAAAAGGAATGGAAATCGCCCTTTCCTAGAGCTCAAGTTACGCAAAGGCCAGATAAGGTCGCTTCAGCGCTGCTGGAAGGGAGAGTAGCAATCGTTGTTGATAATACACCATTTGTACTTTTGCTTCCAACAACAATAAATTGTTTTTTTCAGTCTTCCGAGGATTATTATCAAGGCTTCCTATTTTCGAGCTTTGTGAGAGTATTAAGATATGTATCTGCGGCTATGGCAGTAGCCTTGCCAGGATTATATATTGCGCTAACATGTTTTCATACAGCGATGATTCCACCAGAGCTTGTGTATTCAATAGCTGCTGCAAGACAGGGGGTACCTTTTCCAACGATTATTGAAGTATTGATCATTGAATTAGAATTTGAGTTTTTAAGAGAAGCTGCGGTTCGGCTCCCGGGTTCCATCGGTAGTACCATTAGTATTGTAGGTGGATTGGTAATTGGCCAAGCAGCAGTAGCTGCAAATATAGTAAGCCCAATCATTATAGTAATTGTAGCGATTACTGCTATCGCTTCGTTTTCGATACCAAATTATACCCTTGCAAATGCTTATAGAGTTGTAAAATACTGGATTATATTGGGATCAAGTATGTTTGGTTTGTACGGTTTTTGGATTTGTATATTGGTGGTATTAATACATCTTGTATCTTTAAAAAGTGTTAATTTTCCTTATTTAATGCCCTTTGTATCAGGTGATATAAATGGGGATAATGACCTTAAAGATAGCTTTTTTAGATTTCCAGTTTTCTACTACACGAAAAGACCAATATTTACACGAAAAGGTGAAAAATTGAGATTTAAGGTTAAGCATAAATAAGGAGGAGAAACATGTTTTCAGGTAATGATAAAATATCAATTAGACAGTTACAAATTTTGTTGATACTTACTCTTTTTACAAGTGTGAGTCTCATTTTGCCTAGAATTACTACGGAATATGCAAAGCAAAATGGTTGGCTTTTAATTATTGGGGCTGCGGTTCTTACGATGTTGTATAGTTATTTTATTACAACACTTGGGAAAATGTTTCCAGATAAGACAATTGTTGAGTATTCTCAAGAAATAGTTACGAAACCAATAGGCAGCCTTATCTGTTGGATATTGGTTATTAAATTAATCATATTTCTTGGACTTGAAATTAGAATTTTCGGGGAGCTTGTCAAACAAACGCTATTAAGTAATACACCTATAGAATTTATCATGATAATAATGCTGTTTACAGCAGTTTACTTAACTAGAAAAGGCTATGAACCTAGGGCTAGGATTGCTGAACTAATCATTTTTCTTGGGCTTATTCCAATCATGTTGGTGCTCCTTTTTGCATTACAAGATATTAGATTAGACAGATTGGCGCCATTTTTTACCATAAAAGCGTCTGAATTTGTTGCAGGTAGTTACTTTATTTCAACTGCAATGGTAGGGATTGAATTTTTATATATTGCAATACCCTTTTTAAGGACTCCACAAAAAGTAACAAAGGCTGTAATGCAGACTGTAATATTTGTAGCAATACTAAATTTAATGATTAATTTTATTACTGTTGGGCTTTTTGGACCTATAAAAACAGCAAGAGAGATATGGCCAGTTATGACTATAATGCAAGTGATTGAGTTGCCGGGAGCCTTCATTTCTAGACAAGATGCATTAATGATGAGTTTTTGGATATTGACTACCTTCGGGTTAATTAATTGTTATATATTTTTTATTAGCATACTTACATCAAGATTGATTAAGTCAAAAGAAGCTAATTGGATTAATCTATTGGTTATTCCAATTGTTTATGTAATAGCATTGGTTCCAAACAATGTTCCGCATACTTTTGAAACGATAAAAAGGTTAATACAATTATATGGCATAATCTTTGTTTTGCCTGTCCCAATCCTACTTTTGGGAATAGCGAAAATTAGAAAGTTAGGTGTAAAAGATGATACGAAGCAGAATTAAACTATTCATTACTTGTATAATAATATGTGTTTGTTTATGCGGATGTTGGGATAAGGTAGAAATAAATGATAGGGCGTTTGTAATGGGTATTGGCTTAGACAAAAAGGATGATCTTTTACAAGTTACCTATACGATACCTAATTTACCTGTTCTTACTGGTCAAGGTGGTGGGGATGAAAAAAACTTTGTTAAGGTTGTAGAAGCAGAAACATTACATGATGCAAATAAAAAGTATAATTTAATTAGTCCAGATAAGTTGACATTTGATCATTCAAAAATAATTGTTATGGGAAATGAATTTCTGCAGGATGATGTTGCAATGAGAAAGATGTTAGACTATTTAACAAGGAGCCCAGAATATGCAATGAGTTTATTGATCATTACAACTGATAAAACTGCAAAGGAACTCTTAGAAGCTAAACCAAATGCAGAGGAACCAAACAGTTTGTTTATTTCCGAGCTGTTTAGTGGCATGGAAGCAGAAGAAGTGAATGATTATAAAACAACTCTATTGGATTTTTTGATTTCGGTAATGGATACTAAAGGCGGGGGAAGCTTGCCTCTAATAAAATATAAAGATAAAGAGATAAGCCTCGACGGCATTACAATCATTAAGGGTTTTAAAGAATGTGGCACATTATCAATTGAACAAATGGTTCCGTTCAATTGGATAAGGGGTACAGATAAAGGCGAGAACACGATCAGGAAAGAAACTTATATATTAAAAAACATTACCTATGAGATTAGTGAAGTAAAAAGGAAAGTAGAATTTAAAAAAACCAAGCAAGGTATAGATATTAATATTTTAGTAAGTATGGAAGGAGATATTATAGAATTTGAGCTTGCGAAGGATATTGAGAAGGAAGAAGACTTTTTTAAAGAAAAATCAATAAAAGAAATGGAAAAAGAGCTTAAAGAAGGAATGGAAGAAGAAGCAAATTCAATGGTTAAATATATTCAAAATGAATTAGGAGTGGATATATTAGATTTGTCAGAATCCATGAAAATACAAGAAGGAAAGCTTTGGGAAGAAATGAAAGATAACTGGGATTTGTATTTTGTAAGTGCCAATATCCATGTAGAAATAGAACCTAACATTAGAAGAATAGGCATGACGAAATAATTTTGTATAAAAATTCTTATTTGGGAAATAATTAAGTTATTAACTGAAATATATACATGGATAGAAAACGGGGGATTGTCATGAAAAATAATAATTCATTTATCATTAAAAAAACAAATAAGAGAAGAACAGCGATAGGAGCTGGCATTGTTATCTTAGCTCTACTTGCTATCATTTATGATATGACGATAGGTTTTACAAAGGAAAAGGATGTTGTTGTAGAAGGTTTATCCAATAGCCTGATAAGGTTTCATGTTATTGCTAACAGCGATTCAGAAGAAGACCAGTCACTCAAGGTAAAAGTAAAGGATGAAGTCATCGAAATGATGCAGGTACTACTACAGGAATCAACGTCTGTTGATGCATCCCGAGAAATTATCCTTAAAAATATGAGTAATATTAAACAAACAGCTGAAAATGTAATTAATGAGAATAATTTTAGTGATGAAGTAACGATTGCCTTACAAAAGCAAGAGTTTCCATTAAAGCAATATGGAGATATTGTTTTGCCACCGGGAGAATATGAGGCACTGGTGATACGTATTGGTGCCGCAGAAGGCAAAAATTGGTGGTGTGTACTATTCCCACCCCTATGCTTTGTAGATGCAACCCATGGCGTAGTCGATAACCAATCCAAACAAGCCCTAAAAGACGTGCTATCAGATGATGAGTATGCAGCGATTGTGATGTCAAAGGACAAGGATGTTAATATCAAAGTGAAAAGCAGACTATTCAAATGGTTTTCGGAGAAAGATCGTGATGATATAGATGAAACTGTATTTGCTGATAAAAGATAAAATGATTAGTGATATAAGGTTGAAGGCTGTCGATAAAAGCATTTTTTCTGATAGGTGTATTGATTATTGGCAGTAAGTGTTCATTTTTCTGGCCTTACCCTTCGGCCGGTCAGGCGAAAAATGAACACTTACTGCCTTTATATTGATATAGAAGAAAAAATGCTTTTATCTCTGTTTCTTAATTGGTAAATAATTAAAGTGCCAATAACCTGGAAGCTTAGTGATATAGGTTGAGTGCTGTCGATAAAAGCATTTTTTCTGATAGGTGTATTGATTATTGGCAGTAAGTATTCATTTTTCTGGCCTTACTCTTCGGCCGGACAGGCGAAAAATGAACACTTACTGCCTTTGAATTAATATAGAAGAAAAAATGCTTTTATCTCTGTTTCGGTAATTGATAAATAATTCGACGTCAACAACCGGGAACCTAAGTAACATAAGGTTGTTTGCTATTAATTTATAATACAGAGATAAAGAGGTTATACTATGTGTTTGATAGTGGAGCAGGAGGAGGAATGGCGTGACTTAACCCGCATGGATGCGGGTTGGAGCGAAAAAAACACATATTATAACCTCTTTGTCGACAACGACCGATATCACTAAAAAGAATAACCTCTTTGTTGCCATCCTAACACCTATAAAACAATAGGTTTATTTTTATGTTGATAATTACGCTGTTTAGATATAAAATAAAGGAGGTAATGAAAGTAACTGTGGAGGAACACAATGGATAATAGACCAATTGGCGTATTTGATTCGGGCTTTGGTGGTTTAACAATAGCCAAGGAGATTATGGATCATTTAACAAACGAAAGAATTGTTTACTTTGGCGATACTGCACGTATTCCTTATGGCAGTAAATCCAAGGAAACAATTATTAAATATTCAGCTCAGATTATTAGGTTTTTACAAACAAAAGATGTTAAAGCGATAGTAATCGCTTGTGGTACAGCAAGTGCTACCGCCTTAGAGGCAGTAAGAGAGAAATTTGATTTGCCAATCATTGGTGTTGTTGAGCCGGCTGCAATGTCTGCAGTCAAGGAAACAAAAAACAATCGAATTGGTATTATCGGAACGGATGGAACAATAGCAAGCAAATCATATGATCAGGTAATTTATAAGCAAACGAAGAATATAGATGTATTTTCAACGGCTTGTCCTTTATTTGTACCGTTAGTTGAAGAAGGCTGGCTAGAAGATGAAGTTACAGTTGAGGTTGCAAAAAGATATTTAAAAACATTGAAGGATAAAGATGTTGATACATTAATATTAGGATGTACGCATTATCCACTATTGTCAAAGATTATTGGGGAGATAATGGGGGATGTAACCTTAATTAACCCAGCCAATGAGACAGCGGCAGTATTAGATAAGTTACTTACTTCAAAGGACTTGAAGCACGATGATCACGAACCAATTCATGAGTTTTATGTAAGTGATCGTGCGAATAAGTTTGAAGCATTTGCAAAGATAATTTTACAGAGACAAACATTGCATGTTCAGCATATCAATATAGAAAACTATTAATGGAAAGAGACAAAAGTAAATATGAAAAAAGATGTACTTATAACTGTAAAAGGTATTCAAGGTGATGTATTAGATAGTGAAAAAATTGAGATGATCACTACTGGATCATTTTATGAAAAGAATGACAAGTATTATATTCATTACATTGATACCGCCCTAGACTCTGAGGTAGAGACAAAAACCTCTGTAAAGATGAATTCTAACAAGGTGTCTATTACTAGATTTGGAGCAACCAGTACCCATATGATTTTTGAAGAAGGGGTAAGTCATTATGCACCCTATGAAACTCCTTTTGGTATTTTTGAAATAAAAACGCATACCAATAAAATCTCTTTGGAAAAAAATGAGACGAGCTTGAAGTTAGCGGTAGAATATTTGTTAGAGATCAATAAAAGATCATCAGGTGTTGCTTATTTTGAGCTATATGCAAAAGAGATGAATGAAGAAACTATCTTGTAATGTAATTGTAAACAAATACACCTTAAAAAACCTTAAGGAAATGCCGAAATAATAATAAGCAACTAAGATAGATCTGCATTGGAGGCTTTTTTATGAGAAGAAATATATTAGCAATGGCAATGGTCATGATTTTGTTAATTCATAGTGTATATATGATTTATGGTGCGACAGATACAAGTGTATTATCAGAACCGATCAGTGGCGTTTATACAGCAAGGACTACAGGAAATGCCATTATTAACAATCTCCGTTTTACGGATCTTGCTACTTCCCATTGGGCAAAGGAGCCTATTACAAGATTAGGTGCCATAGAGGTAATTAAAGGTGATTCTAATGGAAGGTATAGACCAAATGCAGCAGTTTCGAAAGAAGAGGCATTGGCGCTATTAATTAGAATGGTTGGAAAAGAAGGTGA contains:
- a CDS encoding spore germination protein, which translates into the protein MKSISSLHNKETNKIELDLMKSLDENIKVFEALFNNCDDVIKKKFQIGELDSVWGYISYVDSMVNRKVVEDSILEQIIEQIKNVPKNISENLNLFEFVKSYAISTADVKELFTFDEACLAVLSGDTIMFIDGFDKGLLIATKGWPNRGVQEPDTEGVVRGSKEGFSEALRINTVLVRRRIRDTKLKVRQEQVGTRSRTDIAIMYIEDLARKEVLKEIDIRLHSFTIDAIFESGMLEEIMEKEWKSPFPRAQVTQRPDKVASALLEGRVAIVVDNTPFVLLLPTTINCFFQSSEDYYQGFLFSSFVRVLRYVSAAMAVALPGLYIALTCFHTAMIPPELVYSIAAARQGVPFPTIIEVLIIELEFEFLREAAVRLPGSIGSTISIVGGLVIGQAAVAANIVSPIIIVIVAITAIASFSIPNYTLANAYRVVKYWIILGSSMFGLYGFWICILVVLIHLVSLKSVNFPYLMPFVSGDINGDNDLKDSFFRFPVFYYTKRPIFTRKGEKLRFKVKHK
- a CDS encoding 4-(cytidine 5'-diphospho)-2-C-methyl-D-erythritol kinase — encoded protein: MNEIRMKARAKINISLDVIRKREDGYHDLSMIMQTINLYDKVNIKLGAKKASPITIKTNLSFLPTDDKNLVYKVIEYMKTVYELKENIFVDLYKVIPIAAGLAGGSADAAATIKAMNLLFGLELKVEEMIAIGKQFGADIPYCLVEGTVLAEGIGDEMTYLQPFPECIVVIAKPNISVSTAFVYGNLKLDQVKKRPNNPLLIEAINKGDFGIISKNLCNVLEEVTIPEYPVIEQIKDSMLLHGASGALMSGSGSAVFGLFEDKQQAVLATSILKKQEHIKFAYATTVYNRERDSDHGQ
- a CDS encoding GntR family transcriptional regulator: MDNKLSVTLNEYLPLRDVVFNTLREAILKGELVPGERLMEKTLSDRMGVSRTPIREAIRKLELEGLVLMVPRKGAEVAKITEKDITDLLEVRATLEALAARLACERMSEESIEKLIGLKNEFARAAKKKDVELIIKKDIEFHDAIFAATGNEKLIQIVSNLREQIYRFRVKYIQQMPDYQVLVNEHEEIVDSIINHNKQKAEEIVIRHIANQEKAVIEMLD
- the spoIIR gene encoding stage II sporulation protein R yields the protein MKNNNSFIIKKTNKRRTAIGAGIVILALLAIIYDMTIGFTKEKDVVVEGLSNSLIRFHVIANSDSEEDQSLKVKVKDEVIEMMQVLLQESTSVDASREIILKNMSNIKQTAENVINENNFSDEVTIALQKQEFPLKQYGDIVLPPGEYEALVIRIGAAEGKNWWCVLFPPLCFVDATHGVVDNQSKQALKDVLSDDEYAAIVMSKDKDVNIKVKSRLFKWFSEKDRDDIDETVFADKR
- a CDS encoding DUF1934 domain-containing protein, giving the protein MKKDVLITVKGIQGDVLDSEKIEMITTGSFYEKNDKYYIHYIDTALDSEVETKTSVKMNSNKVSITRFGATSTHMIFEEGVSHYAPYETPFGIFEIKTHTNKISLEKNETSLKLAVEYLLEINKRSSGVAYFELYAKEMNEETIL
- a CDS encoding glutamate racemase codes for the protein MDNRPIGVFDSGFGGLTIAKEIMDHLTNERIVYFGDTARIPYGSKSKETIIKYSAQIIRFLQTKDVKAIVIACGTASATALEAVREKFDLPIIGVVEPAAMSAVKETKNNRIGIIGTDGTIASKSYDQVIYKQTKNIDVFSTACPLFVPLVEEGWLEDEVTVEVAKRYLKTLKDKDVDTLILGCTHYPLLSKIIGEIMGDVTLINPANETAAVLDKLLTSKDLKHDDHEPIHEFYVSDRANKFEAFAKIILQRQTLHVQHINIENY